A DNA window from Coffea arabica cultivar ET-39 chromosome 6c, Coffea Arabica ET-39 HiFi, whole genome shotgun sequence contains the following coding sequences:
- the LOC140008322 gene encoding pentatricopeptide repeat-containing protein At5g03800-like — protein MEAVIHHPATGAAAFSPCSPPESLFSRRITDLPRRSKPDISSFLSPSKPKTKPQNLRLSPQFLPSPSISPSKSPPLDPPLTSEPSIKTDLPSNDYSHLLLLSARYGDVELAKAVHASIFKHEEDTYLSNALIVAYLKLGRIDFAHRVFKNMSSPDVVSYTALISDLAKSNRENEAIELFLEMRGSGIEPNEHSFVALLTACIRLLNLELGLQVHAFVLKLDFLGSTYVVNALMGLYSNCGCLNFVIELFYDMLVRDIVSWNTVISSLVKKGMCDKAFESFRDMLRIDGFRVDYFTISSLLASAAAAGRSGMTEGGEIHACAIKLGFESNLSVNNALIRFYTKRGSVEDVKVLFERMPEKDVFTWTEMITAYMEFGLVDLAVQTFDMMPDRTCESYNALLAGYCRNNKGLRALNLFCDMVEEGIELNDFTLTSAINACGSVMQKSTSEQIHAFILKFGCARNSHVEAALLDMCTWCERMADAENIFLRWPKDWERTIVLTAMICGYARNRQLDQAISLFCQGQSEESFVVDEVVATTMLSICGLLGFCKFGEQLHCFSIKYGLLSDTKMANATISMYAKCGRMEAAIKVFDAMLVHDTVSWNSLLAGHVLHRQGDEALAVWMKMESLGVQPDTVTCLFIISAYRYTGSDLIDCCHRFFSSMESRYQIKPTSEHYANLVGVLGHWGLLKEAEAIILKMPFVPKAAAWRALLDSCRVHQNAAIGKRVAKEILHVEPQDPSMFILKSNLYSASGRWHCSDTVREKMREKGLRKFPGQSWIIHQNRIHSFFARDTSHPQSKDIYSGLQILLLECLKAGYVPDTSFVLHEAEEHQKKDFLFYHSAKLAMTFGLLMTKPGKPVRIFKNILLCGDCHTFFKNVSVVTKREIYVRDSSGFHCFSNGKCSCKDQW, from the coding sequence ATGGAAGCTGTAATCCATCATCCAGCCACCGGCGCCGCCGCCTTCTCTCCTTGCTCTCCACCGGAATCCCTTTTCTCACGTCGTATTACAGACCTTCCCCGTCGTTCAAAACCTGatatctcttcatttctttctcctTCTAAACCCAAAACAAAGCCCCAAAACCTCCGTCTCAGCCCACAATTCCTGCCAAGTCCATCTATCTCTCCCTCTAAATCGCCGCCTCTTGATCCCCCTTTGACTTCAGAGCCGTCCATCAAAACTGACCTACCTAGCAATGACTACTCCCATTTGCTTCTGCTCTCTGCTCGTTACGGTGACGTCGAACTCGCTAAAGCAGTTCATGCTTCTATTTTCAAACACGAAGAGGATACTTATCTATCCAATGCTCTCATTGTCGCCTACCTCAAACTTGGCCGAATTGATTTTGCCCACAGAGTTTTCAAGAATATGTCAAGCCCAGACGTTGTGTCCTATACCGCTTTAATATCTGATTTGGCGAAGTCCAATCGAGAAAATGAAGCTATTGAGCTCTTCTTGGAAATGAGAGGTTCAGGTATTGAACCAAATGAGCATAGCTTTGTGGCTTTATTGACTGCTTGTATTCGCTTACTGAATTTAGAATTGGGTTTGCAAGTTCATGCCTTTGTGCTCAAATTGGACTTTCTGGGTTCCACTTATGTTGTGAATGCGCTAATGGGACTGTATAGTAATTGTGGTTGTCtaaattttgtaattgaattgTTTTATGATATGCTAGTAAGGGATATTGTTTCTTGGAATACGGTAATATCGAGTTTGGTAAAGAAAGGGATGTGTGACAAAGCATTCGAATCTTTCCGTGATATGTTGAGGATAGATGGTTTTAGAGTTGACTATTTTACGATATCAAGTCTGTTGGCTTCGGCTGCAGCTGCTGGGCGTTCTGGAATGACAGAAGGCGGTGAAATTCATGCCTGTGCAATTAAGCTTGGATTTGAGAGCAATTTAAGCGTCAACAATGCACTTATTCGGTTTTACACGAAGCGTGGGAGCGTAGAGGATGTAAAGGTTCTGTTTGAGAGGATGCCTGAAAAGGATGTTTTCACTTGGACTGAGATGATAACTGCATATATGGAATTTGGACTTGTTGATTTAGCTGTGCAGACTTTTGATATGATGCCTGATAGGACATGCGAATCCTATAATGCTCTTTTAGCAGGATATTGTCGTAACAACAAAGGCTTGAGGGCTTTAAACCTTTTTTGCGACATGGTGGAAGAAGGCATAGAGTTAAACGATTTTACTTTGACTAGTGCTATAAATGCTTGTGGGTCTGTGATGCAAAAGAGCACTAGTGAGCAAATTCATGCATTTATTCTGAAGTTTGGTTGTGCGAGAAATAGTCATGTTGAAGCAGCATTGCTCGACATGTGCACATGGTGTGAAAGAATGGCAGATGCTGAAAACATATTTCTTAGATGGCCAAAGGATTGGGAAAGAACAATTGTGTTGACAGCAATGATATGTGGATATGCTAGAAACAGGCAGCTTGATCAAGCAATCTCACTATTCTGCCAAGGGCAATCAGAAGAATCGTTTGTTGTGGATGAAGTTGTAGCAACTACTATGCTCAGCATATGTGGCCTGTTAGGATTTTGTAAATTTGGGGAACAATTACACTGCTTCTCAATCAAATATGGTTTGTTATCTGATACGAAGATGGCGAATGCCACAATCAGCATGTATGCTAAATGCGGACGGATGGAAGCTGCAATTAAGGTCTTTGATGCAATGCTAGTTCATGATACAGTGTCATGGAACAGCTTGTTAGCTGGGCATGTACTCCATAGGCAAGGGGATGAGGCTTTGGCTGTTTGGATGAAGATGGAAAGTTTAGGAGTACAGCCTGATACAGTTACCTGTCTCTTCATTATTTCAGCTTATAGATACACTGGCTCTGATTTAATTGATTGTTGCCATAGATTTTTCTCTTCAATGGAATCGCGTTACCAGATCAAACCCACTTCAGAACACTATGCTAATTTGGTTGGTGTTTTAGGGCACTGGGGTCTGCTTAAAGAAGCAGAGGCAATAATTCTGAAGATGCCTTTTGTGCCAAAGGCTGCTGCTTGGCGCGCTTTACTTGATAGCTGTAGGGTACATCAAAATGCAGCCATTGGGAAAAGGGTTGCCAAGGAAATACTTCATGTGGAGCCACAAGATCCTTCTATGTTCATATTAAAATCAAATCTATATTCGGCATCTGGAAGATGGCATTGTTCTGATACTGTCAGGGAGAAGATGAGGGAGAAGGGACTTCGGAAATTTCCAGGCCAAAGCTGGATTATACATCAAAACAGGATTCACTCATTTTTCGCAAGGGACACATCTCATCCTCAATCTAAAGACATATACAGTGGGCTCCAGATATTACTCTTGGAGTGTCTAAAAGCTGGTTATGTCCCTGATACAAGTTTTGTGCTTCATGAAGCGGAGGAACATCAGAAGAAGGATTTTCTTTTCTACCACAGTGCAAAGTTAGCTATGACTTTTGGACTTCTGATGACTAAGCCTGGAAAACCTGTTCGGATTTTCAAGAACATACTTCTTTGTGGTGACTGCCATACATTCTTCAAGAATGTTTCAGTTGTTACGAAAAGGGAGATATATGTAAGAGACTCTTCAGGTTTTCATTGCTTTTCAAATGGCAAATGCTCATGCAAAGACCAGTGGTGA
- the LOC140008323 gene encoding beta-galactosidase 15-like — MEGYNAKAFFVFTIVLFATYLGCQSAQISYDGRALKIDGQRRIIISGSIHYPRSTTEMWPSLIRQAKEGGLNTIETYVFWNVHEPLRRQYDFGGNLDLVRFIKAIQDEGLYAILRIGPYVCAEWNFGGFPAWLHNMQNVTFRTTSPAFLDEMRTFTTLIVEMMKNANLFASQGGPIILAQIENEYGDVAWNFGSVARPYIQWCAQLAESLSIGVPWIMCQQPDAPDPMINTCNGFYCDQFKPKNDNIPKIWTENWTGWFKDWGDATPRRTAEDVAFAVARFYQLNGTVMNYYMYHGGTNFGRTSGGPYIITSYDYDAPLNEYGLLNQPKWGHLRQLHLLLYSLEKILTYGDHKYQEHGTYMLSSSVYTYGPERVCFFGNANSNDAMTLTFEGIQYTIPPWSVSIYRDCRTLAYNTAQVSAQTNVLDAVEDIAGLKWRWTIEPIENLAQKVHGRHHPKGLTLATELLDQKTVTNDTSDYLWYMTTVDVNKKDPVWGGDLTLYVHTTGHVIHAFVNGIHVGSQAAQNGHFEFDFSSPVSLKHGMNSISLLSATVGLQNYGAFFDNIKNGILGPVKLVTPNHEEKDLSKNTWAYKVGMGGIDQKQLYLNLPHQSWHSSQKSLPINRMFVWYKTTFGTPSGLDPVVLNLQDLGKGTAWVNGHNIGRYWPSNFAAGQQGCQACDYRGQYQPSQQCRRGCGNSTQQLYHVPRSFLRDEGNNDLVLFEEFGGDPRNVKFQTIKLVKICANVEEGNILDLSCQGRVMTRIDFASFGNPDGVCGAFTKGNCEASDSLSVVQDACIGKSRCSIDLTAKGPFRCIAGCESSKEPRRLAVEISCA; from the exons ATGGAGGGTTACAATGCCAAGGCGTTCTTTGTGTTCACTATTGTTTTGTTTGCTACCTACCTTGGTTGTCAATCTGCCCAGATTTCCTACGATGGAAGAGCACTCAAAATCGATGGACAGAGGAGAATCATAATCTCTGGATCCATCCATTATCCTCGCAGTACTACAGAA ATGTGGCCATCCCTGATTAGACAAGCAAAAGAAGGGGGTCTGAATACAATTGAAACATATGTATTTTGGAACGTCCATGAACCACTCCGTCGTCAG TACGACTTTGGTGGCAATCTGGACCTCGTCAGGTTCATCAAAGCCATCCAAGACGAGGGACTTTATGCTATTTTAAGGATTGGACCATATGTCTGTGCCGAGTGGAATTTTGG GGGATTTCCTGCGTGGTTGCACAATATGCAGAATGTGACCTTCAGGACAACAAGCCCCGCTTTCTTG GATGAAATGAGAACCTTCACAACTCTGATAgttgaaatgatgaaaaatgctAACCTTTTTGCTTCTCAAGGAGGTCCAATAATCCTTGCTCAG ATTGAGAACGAATATGGAGATGTTGCTTGGAATTTTGGAAGTGTTGCAAGACCCTATATTCAGTGGTGTGCTCAATTGGCTGAATCTCTGAGCATTGGAGTTCCATGGATTATGTGTCAACAGCCAGATGCTCCAGATCCCATG atTAATACATGTAACGGTTTCTACTGCGATCAGTTCAAACCCAAAAATGACAATATTCctaaaatttggacagaaaattGGACTGGGTG GTTCAAGGACTGGGGAGATGCAACTCCGCGTAGAACTGCAGAAGACGTAGCATTTGCCGTTGCTCGGTTCTATCAATTGAATGGCACGGTCATGAACTATTACATG TATCATGGCGGCACCAATTTTGGCCGTACTTCTGGTGGACCTTATATCATCACAAGTTATGATTACGATGCACCACTTAATGAATATG gATTGTTGAATCAACCAAAATGGGGACATCTTAGACAATTGCACCTCCTGCTCTACTCACTGGAAAAGATTTTGACTTACGGAGATCATAAATATCAAGAGCATGGAACCTATATGCTATCT TCTTCAGTCTATACTTATGGTCCGGAAAGAGTTTGCTTTTTCGGAAATGCAAATTCAAATGATGCCATGACACTAACCTTTGAAGGCATACAATATACCATTCCGCCATGGTCTGTTAGCATCTATAGGGATTGTCGAACTTTGGCTTACAACACTGCTCAA gtaagtgctcaaacaaatGTACTAGACGCGGTTGAAGATATAGCTGGCTTGAAGTGGCGTTGGACGATTGAGCCTATTGAAAATCTTGCCCAGAAGGTTCATGGACGCCACCATCCGAAGGGTCTTACTCTTGCAACAGAGTTACTCGATCAAAAGACAGTAACCAATGATACGTCTGATTACCTTTGGTACATGACAAC TGTGGACGTAAATAAAAAGGATCCAGTCTGGGGTGGAGACCTTACTCTTTATGTTCATACAACTGGGCACGTCATCCATGCATTTGTCAACGGTATTCACGTAG GGTCACAGGCTGCACAAAACGGACATTTTGAATTTGACTTTAGCTCTCCCGTGAGCCTTAAACATGGGATGAACTCAATATCATTGCTTAGTGCAACGGTTGGTCTGCAG AATTATGGTGCATTCTTCGACAACATAAAGAATGGAATTCTGGGCCCAGTGAAATTAGTTACACCAAATCATGAGGAGAAAGATCTGTCTAAAAATACGTGGGCTTACAAGGTTGGAATGGGTGGAATTGACCAGAAGCAACTTTATCTGAACCTTCCTCATCAAAGTTGGCATAGTTCTCAGAAAAGCTTGCCAATTAATAGGATGTTTGTTTGGTACAAG ACAACTTTTGGCACTCCTTCGGGACTAGACCCAGTTGTATTGAATTTGCAAGACCTTGGTAAAGGAACTGCATGGGTTAATGGCCACAACATTGGTCGATACTGGCCTAGCAATTTTGCTGCAGGTCAACAGGGTTGTCAGGCATGTGACTATCGCGGACAATATCAACCCTCACAACAATGCCGAAGGGGATGTGGTAACTCGACTCAGCAATTGTACCATGTTCCACGCTCATTcctgcgcgacgagggaaacaACGATCTAGTCTTGTTTGAAGAATTTGGGGGTGACCCTCGAAATGTCAAATTTCAAACAATCAAACTTGTGAAGATCTGTGCAAATGTGGAAGAGGGGAATATTTTGGATTTGTCGTGTCAAGGAAGAGTTATGACTCGTATCGATTTTGCAAGTTTTGGTAATCCAGACGGTGTTTGTGGAGCATTTACTAAAGGAAACTGTGAAGCTTCTGATAGCCTTTCTGTCGTTCAGGAT GCATGCATTGGAAAAAGCAGATGTTCAATTGATTTAACCGCAAAAGGCCCTTTTCGGTGTATTGCTGGCTGCGAATCTTCAAAAGAGCCACGGCGCCTTGCTGTTGAGATCTCATGTGCTTGA